GCGGCTCAACGAATCGCTGTTCCGACGGCTCGCACCGCACGCCGAGCTCATCATCGTGCCGCGGACGACGCACCTCGTCACCGCGATGCGACCGCAGATCTTCAACGCTGTGCTGCAGCTCGCCATCGCCACAGTGGAGCGGGATGTCGAGGGTGACCTGGAGCGGGACTCCTCGACCTCATGACGTCCTGACCGGCTGGCGCGCGAAGGCCGTGAGCAGCCCGCCGACGAGGGACAGCACTGCGGCCGCGACGAACACCAGCCAGAAGCCGCCCACGAGCGCGACCAGCCCCGCCCCCAGCACCGGTCCGATGAGCTGCCCGAGAGCGGCTGTCACGTTCACGATCCCGAGATCCCTCGCATGGTCCTGCTCGTCCGGCAGCAGGTCGGCGGCGAACGCGAGGCCCACCGTGGAGAACGCTCCGTAGCCGAGCCCCATCAGGGCGGCAGCGACCATCGTCATCTCGAAGGTCGGCACGAGCGCTATCGCCACACCCGAGGCCGCCTGGACGACGGTCGCGGCCACCGTGAGCGTCCGCCGATTCCCGGTGCGGTCGGAGACGATTCCCGTCACCACCGAGGCGATGACCACGAACACCGTGTAGACGACGATGAGCAGCAGCAGGTTGTCCTGCGCCACCGCACTCGGCTGGCCGAGGCCGTGCAGCAGGAAGAACAGGAACAGCGCGGTTCCGAGCGCGTTGCCGACATTCGTCACGAGGCGCCCGGAGAGCATCCAGGCGAAGTCCCGATCTCGCAGCGAGGCCAGACGGCGTCGTCCGATCTGCTTCGGTCGCATCGCCTCCGTGGTCGGGGGATCCGGCAACAGCAGAGCGGTGGTCGTGCCGACCACCGCGATGATCCCCGCGAGCAGGAGATACCCCTCGTGGATCCCGAGGCCGAGAAGGACGACGAGCCCCACCCCGACCACGATGCCGACGGCCTGGCTGGAGCCGACGGCAGCAGAAGCGGCCCCACGCTGTGTCGTCGGCAGCTGGTCGGCGATGAGCGCGGTGAAGGCCGCCGACGACACGGCGACGCCGATCGACACTCCCACCCAGCCGGCGCCCACGGTCCACGGGTTTTCGGCGTAGCCCGTGAGCACGAGACAGGCCGCGGTGAACAGTGCGCCGCCCACGGCCCACGGGCGACGACGGTGGCGTCCGGCCGCCGCACGATCCGAGAGCGCACCGGCGGCGGGGCCCGCGATGATCCCTGCGAGCCCGCCGATGCCGAGAACCAGTCCGGAGGAGACGACACCACGGATCCAATCGTCCTCCGGGGTATCGAGCTGCAGCGGCAGCAGCAGCTGGACGGGCGTGAGCTGCACGGTCCAGATCGCCAGCCACGCCAGCGTGAACAGCGACATCCATCGCGCCCCCGCCCGCACCGTGCGAGCGCCGGCGACCTCGGTCACCGCTTCTCCCCCGTCCCGGCCACCTGTGCAGCCGCTGCACGCGAGCTCGCGATGACCTCTCGATACCAGTCGTACGACGCCTTGGGCGTGCGCTCGCCCGT
The DNA window shown above is from Microbacterium maritypicum and carries:
- a CDS encoding MFS transporter; translation: MTEVAGARTVRAGARWMSLFTLAWLAIWTVQLTPVQLLLPLQLDTPEDDWIRGVVSSGLVLGIGGLAGIIAGPAAGALSDRAAAGRHRRRPWAVGGALFTAACLVLTGYAENPWTVGAGWVGVSIGVAVSSAAFTALIADQLPTTQRGAASAAVGSSQAVGIVVGVGLVVLLGLGIHEGYLLLAGIIAVVGTTTALLLPDPPTTEAMRPKQIGRRRLASLRDRDFAWMLSGRLVTNVGNALGTALFLFFLLHGLGQPSAVAQDNLLLLIVVYTVFVVIASVVTGIVSDRTGNRRTLTVAATVVQAASGVAIALVPTFEMTMVAAALMGLGYGAFSTVGLAFAADLLPDEQDHARDLGIVNVTAALGQLIGPVLGAGLVALVGGFWLVFVAAAVLSLVGGLLTAFARQPVRTS